The proteins below come from a single Desulfitobacterium metallireducens DSM 15288 genomic window:
- a CDS encoding DEAD/DEAH box helicase, which produces MYFLDTPVFIEGNQKLRKPQIEAYLKIQGHFKEKPNEQALVVLPTGTGKSGLISIAPFGVSHGRVLIITPNKVTRASISKTMDTLEDNFWINSDVIFNIEDNPILVAYDKDVLDSELEEADIVYTNVQKLNPNFSNSLLNRVGPEHFDMLIIDEAHHSPANTWQSAIKYFNKAKVLHVTGTPYRGDGVVVPGKKIHETKLSEVMEQRYVKWLRNSTIGSTEISFVKDDGKILTLEEAKELNDEEWVQKSVALSDECSLEVIRQSIKELDQLKKLSPNVPHKIMASACNIAHAKRLEELYSQERMVPILIHSNMPEAEQAKRFKDIENHKCNVVIQVGMMGEGYDHKYLTIATLFRPYKSLNMFAQIIGRVLRAIPEEEITKHEIDNNAIVIYHKELGMEKLWDYFRKEVQDVGKYSKVKEIDITDQEFERRETIYGKALTNGELVEFKDSYSSNIDFNEEFEKAKRSIDEEANVKRKQLKELGWDDEDIDEAVENLTKKKLRVKNGELNKLYNEKRPLERRKMIKKLLKEKIELLTIDLLNECKIDPKGSELYNKLKKYLPQYIKAGTKNDGVLVIFINTKLKIRFAGRDEMEIEDLMRSEEYLSKVLSGEVRRILNGITN; this is translated from the coding sequence ATGTATTTCTTAGATACACCGGTGTTCATTGAAGGGAATCAAAAGTTAAGAAAGCCCCAGATTGAAGCATATCTCAAAATTCAGGGGCATTTCAAGGAAAAACCTAATGAACAGGCACTTGTTGTATTACCTACAGGAACAGGTAAAAGTGGACTTATTTCTATTGCACCGTTTGGGGTATCTCATGGTAGGGTGCTAATAATAACTCCGAACAAGGTTACAAGGGCAAGCATCTCGAAAACAATGGATACACTAGAAGATAATTTTTGGATTAATTCAGATGTTATTTTTAATATTGAAGATAATCCAATTTTGGTTGCTTATGATAAGGACGTTTTAGATAGTGAACTTGAAGAAGCGGATATTGTATACACAAATGTTCAAAAACTGAACCCAAATTTCAGTAATTCGCTTTTAAATAGAGTCGGACCTGAACACTTTGATATGCTAATCATCGACGAAGCTCACCACTCTCCAGCTAATACATGGCAATCCGCAATAAAATATTTTAATAAAGCAAAAGTCTTACATGTAACTGGTACACCTTACAGAGGTGATGGTGTAGTTGTTCCGGGTAAAAAAATTCATGAAACTAAGTTATCAGAAGTGATGGAACAAAGATATGTAAAATGGTTGCGGAACTCGACTATAGGATCAACAGAGATATCATTCGTAAAAGATGACGGTAAGATTTTAACACTCGAAGAAGCAAAGGAGCTAAATGACGAAGAATGGGTACAGAAATCAGTTGCTTTATCCGATGAATGTTCTTTAGAAGTCATTAGACAGAGTATTAAGGAGTTAGATCAGTTAAAGAAACTATCTCCAAATGTTCCTCATAAAATAATGGCCTCTGCTTGCAATATTGCACATGCTAAGAGACTAGAAGAGTTATATTCTCAGGAAAGAATGGTACCGATACTGATTCATAGCAATATGCCTGAAGCTGAGCAGGCAAAACGTTTTAAGGATATTGAAAATCATAAATGCAATGTAGTTATTCAAGTTGGAATGATGGGAGAAGGTTATGATCATAAGTATTTGACAATAGCTACCTTATTTAGACCTTATAAAAGTCTTAATATGTTCGCTCAAATAATAGGGAGAGTGTTAAGAGCTATTCCCGAAGAAGAAATAACTAAGCATGAAATAGATAATAACGCAATTGTTATTTACCATAAGGAACTTGGAATGGAAAAATTATGGGATTATTTTCGAAAAGAGGTCCAAGATGTTGGTAAATACAGTAAGGTAAAGGAGATTGATATAACTGATCAAGAATTCGAACGCCGGGAAACTATCTATGGTAAGGCATTAACCAATGGAGAACTAGTTGAATTTAAAGACTCATATAGCTCGAATATAGATTTCAATGAAGAGTTTGAAAAAGCAAAGAGATCAATTGATGAGGAAGCAAATGTTAAGCGAAAACAATTAAAAGAATTAGGCTGGGACGATGAGGATATAGATGAAGCCGTAGAAAACCTTACTAAAAAGAAACTAAGAGTTAAGAATGGTGAATTAAATAAACTTTACAACGAGAAAAGACCTCTGGAACGTCGCAAGATGATAAAAAAGCTGTTAAAGGAAAAGATAGAATTACTAACAATAGATTTATTAAATGAGTGTAAAATTGACCCAAAGGGGAGCGAACTATATAATAAATTGAAAAAGTATCTGCCCCAATATATAAAAGCAGGAACTAAAAATGATGGAGTACTAGTAATTTTTATTAATACTAAACTTAAAATTCGGTTTGCTGGAAGAGATGAAATGGAAATTGAGGATTTAATGCGATCAGAGGAATACTTATCTAAAGTTCTAAGTGGAGAAGTGAGGCGAATTTTAAATGGAATTACAAACTAG